The Papaver somniferum cultivar HN1 unplaced genomic scaffold, ASM357369v1 unplaced-scaffold_75, whole genome shotgun sequence genome includes the window CCAAACTTTCTCCGAGTTCTCCATCATCGCCATCGTTAAACAAGCCATCATTGTCACCACCAAAAACTCTAACACCACCATATGGTTATTACTCCTTCtctttctccaccaccaccatcatcgacTATGACcacaactaccaccaccaccatcgacaataactacaaccaccaccatcgacaTCTACAACATGTACATCAAACACAACCaccttcttccaccaccacaaacaTCGACATCATCGTTGGCATTGATATCACCACCACCATAAAACACCGAATCTTGATATTCGATATCCACCACCACCCAATAAATCCTAGTTAGTTTCGTCTTCACGAATTAACATCACCACCAAAAACCCTATCCAATTAATCGCTTAATCATCACCACAAACAGAGTAATTACCATTTCTATCTATTAATTTTAGGTtctctttgatttatttttttatgattttcaaatTGGTTTCATCTGCTTCTTAATTTCACTCTAATCTTCTCATACATTTAAGTTCTATTAAATCTGGTCAAAGTTTTTGTAAACCTGAAATTTGTTGTGAAATTGGTGTGTATGCCGTGAAGTTGTATTGAGTTGTTATTGGTGAACTATGTTACCATAAAataggatgaaattggtttcatccaggtttaatcTGCAGTTTCAGCAGGTTTAAACTCGGATGAAACTACTTTCATCCAAGTTTAATATGTGATATGTTGGTGTACCTAATTCCAATGATTAGGATGAAACTGAATTTGGTTCCATCCACATTtacactaggatgaaactggtttcatcccgtTTTAAATTGAGTTAAATTGAAATTTTTTTCCGTACAAGTTTAAAATAGgaggaaaccaatttcatcctttcttagattgaatagaatttttttttcatccaTGTTTGAACCAGGATGAAACCACTTTCATCTAATTCAACAttggattgaatttgttttcacccatgtttaaactaggatgataATAGTTTCATCTAATGTTACGTTGGCTTGAATTTAGCTTCACCTATGTCAAATataggatgaaattggtttcattgtGTGTTAGATTGGGTTGAGTTTAGTTTCACTCATTTTTAAActcagatgaaactggtttcatccagttttaTGTTTGGTGGAATTTGGTTTCGcccatgtttaaactaggatgaaactggttttatgATCCAGTAAAGACTATAGACCTATTATGATCCGTGGATACCCTAGAATGAATGAGCCAGAAACTTCTGATGTTTCCATAGATGTAGACCTTGAGATAAGCTCAGATTCTGAACCTAAGAAGAAAGGTAGATACTTTTGCTATGAACCACCTCTATACGAAGAAATTGGAGCCTGGATACCTGTATCAGTTCTACCCATGATGGTAAGTGGTCATGAATGTTATGGTACTGTTGGTGGATACATCCCTGAAAGGACATGGGTTGGAGTCAGTGTGGGGGGAAGGATAAGTAGTTAACCATATGGGATGTGGTACTTGAAATGTTGCTAGTGGCGCAAGGGAATTTTAAAGATCTTGCTTCTGGCGATATTCACCGATGCACCATTTCATGGCTTATAATGACATATTCTTGAGCAGGCTTGGAAGAAGATGGCTGAAACACTTACTCAAGcagattttggcaaaaaacagGAAATTCTTGAAGTCGTGCCACTGGAATGGCCTCCTGACATTTCTAGTCCCTCATGTATGTTTTGTTGTGTGATATTTCATAATCTTATGTGTCTGAGCATAATTGTAGGTTTTTTGCAGGGATATTTTGCGATGAATGTTCTAAAAGAAGGAGTCTGTTGCATGGAAAATTTCGGACAGAGGATCCAGAACGATTCTGCGATGTTTGCTGTGTACGTCTCGAATTTGTGCAGTCGTACTTAATGGACCACGTAAGTTGAGCAACACAGTTTCCGACTGATGACGTAACAGACCTCTGTTTTGTTGTACtccgtttttttttgttgtactctGTTGCTTATTTTTTACTCTGTTTTACATACTctgttttttactctcttttacgTACTCTGTTTTTTTGCTCTGTTTTACGTATTCTGTTTTGCCTACAATTGATTCGTAAAAACAGagcaattaattatttttttttctgatgtactctgtttttttttgcAGATTACTCTGTTCTTCTCCAACCAAGTAAACATTTGAAGAAGATAGGGACATATTGGTCTGTTCcaattaattcataaaaaatattctgggTGAAATAACCAAATTGGTTATTTAAACAGTATGTTTctgatttttggctatataaacagtatttaaacctagaaatctatttcacccaggaattcttGCTTTTGATATTTTTGGCCAATTTTATGTACTTTTTGTTCATTTATCCTAATAACTGATTATTCATTAATTATTTCATCCCAATAAGAAACTAATACTAACATGAGGTTTCATAATTGATATAACTAATACACCTATAAAAACCATTTGTATTTCTTTCCAAGCTAGAAGAACACCAACACCCCTGGACTCCACCTATGAATTCAGCTAGTTCCATCTCTTCAATCTCCTCCACACtgtattttgattgatttttaagCCAACCTGGGAATAAATCGAATATTTAGTAATTTTTCGGTGGTAAAGAGCTTCGAAAACGATCAAGAACGCGTTCTCCATTGCAGAATGCAGATTCTGAAGTAACACTTGATACTGGAGTAACCAATATATCACGAGTCGTGCATGCAAGAAAATGATATATACCAGCGTGTTCTTTCCACCAAGTCGGTATTCATCTTCCCAAGATTGACTTCAACATACATATTCAATTAAGATTTCGTACATACACTTCTTTTTTGTTGTAGGAAATTGTCCCGATCCTCATGGGACTCAGAAAAGATAAGGTTTGGTTCACCTGGAGCAATAATGAAACTTGTCTTTTTGAACATCTTTAACTAGTTGTAAAATTCTGAGAGTAATAACAAAGTAACATCTCTAAGAAATTCTTGACATCATTGATTAGTGTTACCACTTTACGACTATAATAGAAACTTCTGAAAGAAAAACTCCATCCAAATCAATCTATATCAAGTATCCAGTAGAACAACAATAATAAGCAAAAAATTGATCTTCTAAATGATGCAATATTTCTCAAATTTCACCTTCATTTTTGTAAGAATGTGATGTCACTTTGTGACCATTTCAAGAATATACTGCATACTTTATACTTACTAAGAGTTTGAAGTAACATACTTGGAACCAGAAATATGGACAGTCATATCATAAAAATATTACAGAAACATATACAACTCTTCAGCATACTTCCAATTACATGAAGCTTCCACCCTAAAGTTAGTATCCTGATCTTCTAGATACTTAAAAACTTTCTGATAATCCAATTGTAGTAAATAACATTTAGTAGGTGGCATTCCAACGAGTTTTGACTGAATGCATCCACTGAAGAACGAATTACTTCCAAACGATCATTATGCCTTGATGTCAAAACTCCTTTGAACTCCGCCTACTTAATGCTATCTGCTGTAATTGATTATCAGAAAGTTATTGACCGTGCGTCTGGAATatctaatactccctccgtcttaGTTTACTTGTCAAAATAGGATTTTACAAAAACTTGAAATAAATTCAAATTACTTTCACATGCACCATCAATCtttcaaatcacttgtttaatATATAAGTTTTTGTATCCTAGTTTTTATTTCTTCCTTGATAATTAGATAATTTTAGTGAAAAATACAGTAATTTTTTTGTAcacttttatttaaaaaaaactcaatttttgcAAATagactaggacggagggagtattaacttTGAGGTTAAAACTTCACATAATCATGTTGTATCGAAGGAAAATGATTGAGAGGATCCTAAGTACTTCCACATGTTTCTGAAATTTTTTATGATATGATTGTCCGTACTTTTGGTTCCAAGTATGTTACTTCAAACTGCTACTTTCATGAAGTATATGGTGTGCAGTCTATATTCTTCAAATGGACACAAACTGAGAACACATTTCTACTGATGTTAATACAAAAATGAAGGTAAATATTACAATAATCAGAAGATTAATCCCTTGCTCGTTATTTTTGTTGTACTGGATCCTCGATACGAATTGATTTGGGTGCAGTTTTGATTTCATAAGTTTTGTTGTAGTGATTGTAAAATACAAGGAGTGCGTCAAATTTCAACAAGCACACAGTGGAATAGGCCTAAAATCGTGATCTTTTAATTGGTGCCGGAGAGCTTTTGTTGTTACATTACCCAAGATGCAAATTTCTTGATTTTTAACTGCCCTGCTATACGAAGCAGCGGCCTTAATATTTTATACTCTTATATATATCATCAACAATCTTTTCGCGGAATTTTAAAAATAGTTGGTCTTTCTCGGTAACTCTCGATTTATAAGCGGTACATGCACACGCAAGAAAACAGCTTAATACACGGAGGATTTGAAATGACTTTTGGGGGAAGGATGATCTTCAATGTGAATTGGGTTAACTATCAAAGACAAAACATGCTCTATACTCTTTGAATGTTCTACTCCAAGTCCATCTCCATATTGGTACATAAACAAAGATGTTCTTGCAAAATTTAGTACCAAGTTGACGAATGAACGATCAAATGGAGATGAATCAAACAGGAACCGGTTCATGTCTTTCCATGTTACTATGAATAGGCCTTTTACATGTTCACGGGCATCCACTTCCGAGATGTTTTTTTCTTGCATATAACAGTATATGGATGATGCAAATTCACCTCTTTTTATCTCCGCCTGTATACATGTTTCAGCAAAGACAGAGCCATTCAGTTTTTTTATAAATTATGCTCACAGTAATAATGTTTGAATTTTTTTCCAAAGACACTGAGGATTTACCGATGAGGTTGCCAGATCATTTGAAAGTCGACACAACAAACATGAAGAGTAGAGAAGAGGATGATTATTTTCCAAGGCATGTAATACACCATCGTTGATATTTTGGTTCGTCGTGAAATACGCAACCATTAGAAAAACATATCCGAAAGATGAAACTGAGCCATTGTGCTGATATTCCACAAAAGTTGGTAGGTATCCTTTATGACACCATTTAGCTTCCGTTAACATTGCCTTCACCGAATTGGCCAACTAAATGAACGAGTACCAAAAATCATTGGCAAATGCTTTAAAAGAGGTAAACAATGCAAAAAaggacaaacaaacaaacaataaaTATCACATTTACCAATTTGGTCAAGTGCGGCAAGATGTCAAATTGTTGCTCATTCAGTATGTCGAAAGCCATTTCATTGACGGTGTTGTAGACAGCTAAGAAACATGTCTTCATGTAATATGGCAATTTTTCCGCCGCTTCGCAATCCCACCTTCAAGTAAATTTTTTGACTTAGCATCATAGAAGTTTCTTCTTTAACTAGTAGGAAAATTGAGTACATCTAGTTATACCTCTCAATAACATCGGTAAATAATTCAAGTTCTTCTAATGATCCATAAACATCATAGATGTCATCGATTACTAAAgcaaaacttagaattttggtgAGCCATACCCTGCAAGGTTCATATCTTGGCTCCCAACAAATCCCAATATTTGTTAGGAAGCACTCAACTAATCGGTCTCTTGCAAAATTCAATTTCTTTGCAATCCCCATATCAATCCACCAGCTGAACAAGAATGACATATTAGCACAAATAGTAATTCGTAAATTAAAACACTGCAATTTTTGGATCACATATGCACCCAATTATACATGTAAAATAAAAATGCACCTTGATATATGCCTGAGTTCCATTTTGTGTTGAGCCTGTACCATGTTGAAATTTAATTTAGCTAGTTCCAGAAGAAGAGGATTCATATCTTTTTGATCCTCATATGCATCAATGAAAAATCTAGTTTCTAATCTTTGAACCCTCCAATGAACTGGGGTCTCCAAAGAGCGTTGAACTTGTTTAGCTAGGTTAACATTAATAGTGTCGTTGTTGCGTCCATTGTTTAATAGATgttttcttgtgaggaagatagcCTCACTTAGGATACTTTCGCCTTCCAAAAGCAGATGTGCCGCTTCAAATAAACTTAACATTCCCCTCGTATCTTCTATAATTGATTCCTTGAACCCACCTTTGGCATATCTgaattcatcaaaaatatctgCCACTCACAATATCAATTTGTTATTCGGCAAAAGTAACAGCAAAACAAGCTTTAAGAATAATTTAACGGCCAGCAAAATAATGGGGAAAATGCTTTATTTCCTTACCTTGGGATTCATAAAAACCATAATGCCTAAGAATCCTAAATCTGAGAGAAGTTGCATATAAGTTATCTTTGGTCCTATGGGCATTGTCATGGTACATGTTCTCCAGGATTGCGTGGATTTCTTTCTCAAAAAGGTTACTCATTCCGAGACTTAGAATAATATGGATCAATTCAACTTTTTCCATAGGTTTCACTACCTTCTTAAGCATGCCCTTCACTTGTTTTTCTATCTTCTTCACCCGTAATTCA containing:
- the LOC113344243 gene encoding terpene synthase 10-like, with amino-acid sequence MSHITKFPFQNSSSSSYSLSSPFNSTRTIPSPTLLLVNTKCPARSEAYQHFQYRPTIWDYKHFVESPMTNYSVKPDTELRVKKIEKQVKGMLKKVVKPMEKVELIHIILSLGMSNLFEKEIHAILENMYHDNAHRTKDNLYATSLRFRILRHYGFYESQDIFDEFRYAKGGFKESIIEDTRGMLSLFEAAHLLLEGESILSEAIFLTRKHLLNNGRNNDTINVNLAKQVQRSLETPVHWRVQRLETRFFIDAYEDQKDMNPLLLELAKLNFNMVQAQHKMELRHISSWWIDMGIAKKLNFARDRLVECFLTNIGICWEPRYEPCRVWLTKILSFALVIDDIYDVYGSLEELELFTDVIERWDCEAAEKLPYYMKTCFLAVYNTVNEMAFDILNEQQFDILPHLTKLLANSVKAMLTEAKWCHKGYLPTFVEYQHNGSVSSFGYVFLMVAYFTTNQNINDGVLHALENNHPLLYSSCLLCRLSNDLATSSAEIKRGEFASSIYCYMQEKNISEVDAREHVKGLFIVTWKDMNRFLFDSSPFDRSFVNLVLNFARTSLFMYQYGDGLGVEHSKSIEHVLSLIVNPIHIEDHPSPKSHFKSSVY